From a region of the Budorcas taxicolor isolate Tak-1 chromosome 9, Takin1.1, whole genome shotgun sequence genome:
- the SF3B5 gene encoding splicing factor 3B subunit 5 has protein sequence MTDRYTIHSQLEHLQSKYIGTGHADTTKWEWLVNQHRDSYCSYMGHFDLLNYFAIAENESKARVRFNLMEKMLQPCGPPADKPEEN, from the coding sequence ATGACGGACCGCTACACCATTCACAGCCAGCTAGAGCATCTGCAGTCCAAGTACATCGGGACCGGCCACGCGGACACCACGAAGTGGGAATGGCTGGTGAACCAGCACCGCGACTCCTACTGCTCCTACATGGGCCACTTCGATCTTCTCAACTACTTCGCCATTGCCGAGAATGAGAGCAAAGCGCGAGTCCGCTTCAACTTGATGGAGAAGATGCTGCAGCCTTGCGGCCCGCCAGCCGACAAGCCGGAGGAGAACTGA